In Afipia sp. GAS231, a single window of DNA contains:
- a CDS encoding type II and III secretion system protein family protein, protein MRTFLVRALSFSAVAALTLNPALTPVVAADYRPVAPASVEGQMNARPLSLGIGKSIVIDLPRDIKDVLVADPKIANAVVRSTQRAYIIGASVGQTNIVFFDSAGQQIAAYDIAVTRDLNGLRAALKQALPNSDIRIEGLGDGVVLSGTAANPIEAQQANDLAARLVGTVDRVTNSIAVRGRDQVMLKVTVAEVARSIIKQMGIDLTANMTYGTAVVNFSNANPFNAYGRPLVSTNALSGSFGGAVPSVTATLRAMETAGVVRTLAEPNLTAISGESATFIAGGEFPIPGGYACDPTTHVCTTQIQFKKFGISLNFTPVVLTEGRISLRVMTEVSELSNENSITLSQSVTATTVNSLTIPSIKTRRAETTLEIPSGGSMAMAGLIQEQTKQAISGFPGLAQLPVLGSLFRSRDYVNSQTELMVLVTPYVVRAVAQKDLSRPDDGFAAASDPQADLLGSINRIYGVPGRTEPARNYRGSYGFITD, encoded by the coding sequence ATGCGGACATTCCTGGTCCGCGCCCTGTCGTTTTCGGCCGTGGCCGCGCTTACGCTCAATCCGGCGCTGACGCCGGTGGTGGCCGCCGACTATCGCCCCGTCGCGCCGGCTTCCGTCGAAGGGCAGATGAATGCCCGCCCGCTTTCGCTCGGGATCGGCAAGTCCATCGTCATCGACCTGCCGCGCGACATCAAGGACGTGCTGGTGGCCGATCCGAAGATCGCCAACGCCGTGGTTCGCTCGACCCAGCGCGCCTATATCATCGGCGCCTCGGTCGGCCAGACCAACATCGTATTCTTCGATTCCGCCGGCCAGCAGATCGCGGCCTATGACATCGCGGTCACCCGCGACCTCAACGGCTTGCGCGCGGCGCTAAAGCAGGCGCTGCCGAACTCCGACATCCGGATCGAGGGCCTCGGCGACGGCGTCGTGCTGTCGGGTACGGCGGCGAACCCGATAGAGGCCCAGCAGGCCAACGATCTCGCTGCCCGCCTTGTCGGCACCGTCGACCGAGTCACGAATTCGATCGCGGTCCGCGGCCGCGACCAGGTGATGCTGAAGGTCACGGTGGCCGAAGTCGCCCGCAGTATCATCAAGCAGATGGGCATCGATCTCACGGCCAACATGACCTACGGCACGGCGGTGGTGAATTTCAGCAACGCCAATCCGTTTAACGCCTATGGCCGCCCGCTGGTCTCCACCAACGCGTTGTCGGGTTCGTTCGGCGGCGCCGTTCCGTCGGTGACCGCCACCCTGCGCGCGATGGAAACCGCCGGCGTGGTACGGACGCTGGCCGAGCCCAATCTGACGGCGATTTCGGGCGAATCCGCCACCTTCATCGCCGGCGGCGAGTTTCCGATTCCCGGAGGTTACGCCTGCGACCCAACCACCCATGTCTGTACGACCCAGATCCAGTTCAAGAAATTCGGCATTTCGCTGAACTTCACGCCGGTGGTGCTGACCGAAGGCCGCATCAGCCTTCGCGTCATGACCGAAGTGTCGGAACTGTCGAACGAAAATTCGATCACGCTGTCGCAGTCGGTCACGGCGACGACCGTCAACTCGCTGACGATTCCCTCGATCAAGACCCGCCGCGCCGAAACGACGCTGGAAATTCCCTCCGGCGGCTCGATGGCGATGGCCGGCCTGATCCAGGAACAGACCAAGCAGGCCATCAGCGGCTTCCCGGGTCTGGCGCAACTGCCGGTGCTCGGCTCGCTGTTCCGCAGCCGCGACTACGTCAACAGCCAGACCGAACTGATGGTCCTGGTGACGCCCTATGTCGTCCGCGCGGTCGCGCAGAAGGACCTGTCGCGCCCGGATGACGGCTTTGCCGCCGCGTCGGACCCGCAAGCGGACCTGCTCGGCAGCATCAATCGCATCTACGGCGTTCCGGGCCGCACCGAGCCGGCACGGAATTATCGCGGCAGCTACGGCTTTATTACGGACTGA
- a CDS encoding CpaD family pilus assembly protein, with product MTRDQTSRAPADRKRALLLAGALIGVSVALGACQHTSDVATTASVPDDYRLRHPIAVQEADRSIVVFVGRGRGGISAAQRADVVGLAQLWLAEGTGAISIDMPVDTPNARAAQDSLREIQATFAAAGVPPRAINVRQYHPEDPRHMAAIRLNYPKISAVAGPCGLWPEDLGPSIDNKGYYDNKPYYNFGCAYQRNMAAMVDNPSDLVQPRPETPAYWPRRNAAFEKYKRGNTTTTTYPEADKAKLSDTGK from the coding sequence ATGACACGAGATCAGACATCCAGAGCACCCGCCGATCGCAAGCGCGCGCTGCTCCTTGCGGGCGCGCTGATTGGCGTTTCCGTGGCGCTCGGCGCCTGCCAGCACACGTCCGACGTCGCGACGACGGCGAGCGTGCCCGACGACTATCGGCTGCGCCATCCGATCGCGGTCCAGGAAGCCGATCGTTCGATCGTCGTGTTCGTCGGCCGCGGCCGCGGCGGCATTTCCGCCGCCCAGCGCGCCGATGTAGTGGGACTGGCCCAGCTCTGGCTTGCCGAAGGCACTGGCGCCATCAGCATCGATATGCCTGTCGATACCCCGAACGCGCGCGCCGCCCAGGATTCGCTGCGGGAGATCCAGGCGACCTTCGCCGCCGCCGGCGTGCCGCCGCGGGCCATCAACGTTCGCCAGTACCATCCGGAAGATCCCCGGCACATGGCGGCGATCCGGCTGAATTATCCGAAGATCTCGGCGGTGGCGGGTCCCTGCGGCCTGTGGCCCGAAGACCTCGGACCTTCGATCGACAACAAGGGCTATTACGACAACAAGCCCTATTACAATTTCGGCTGCGCCTATCAGCGCAACATGGCGGCGATGGTCGACAATCCGTCCGATCTGGTCCAGCCGCGGCCGGAGACGCCGGCCTACTGGCCGCGGCGTAACGCGGCCTTCGAGAAGTACAAACGTGGCAACACCACCACGACCACCTATCCCGAGGCCGACAAGGCCAAACTCAGCGACACCGGCAAATGA